From a single Bacillus pumilus genomic region:
- a CDS encoding Rap family tetratricopeptide repeat protein, with the protein MAHKIPSSEVGVKINQWYTHICKFEVEQANDMKRLVEEEIHEMEEDQDLLLYYSLMDFRHQMMLQHLTPVHAGSETLQAVSFPKEMEDGEDEMTGLLGYYFHFFHGMYAFIQRRYIEAISYYKHAEHQLILVTDEIEKAEFYYKIAEVYYHMKQTYFSMHYAKKARDIYKKHQLYGKRSIQCDFVMAGNLIDVNQHQKALPYLEKALKVCEAMERQECTSYFKAMALNNLGTCHYSMGTYHTATVFFEQAISLYQKDQASTMINSLFSLALTCFKLGDIQRAGEAIREGINEACLLGDELYQLKFQFLQALYIEKDNCEQLRSALFGLRSKKMFADLEELALDAANYYKERDMYKESSTFFEIVIEARKHIQKGDEMYENEA; encoded by the coding sequence ATGGCACACAAAATACCATCTTCCGAAGTAGGTGTAAAGATCAATCAATGGTACACGCATATTTGCAAATTTGAAGTCGAACAAGCAAACGACATGAAGCGCCTTGTTGAAGAAGAAATTCATGAGATGGAAGAGGATCAAGATTTACTTCTATATTATTCGCTCATGGATTTTCGCCATCAGATGATGCTTCAGCACTTAACGCCAGTCCATGCTGGGAGTGAAACACTTCAAGCGGTGTCTTTTCCTAAAGAAATGGAAGATGGAGAAGATGAGATGACAGGCTTACTCGGCTATTACTTTCATTTTTTTCATGGAATGTATGCGTTTATCCAGCGTAGGTATATCGAGGCCATTTCATACTACAAGCATGCGGAACATCAACTGATCTTAGTGACAGATGAGATTGAAAAAGCAGAATTTTACTATAAAATCGCTGAAGTATACTATCATATGAAACAAACGTATTTCTCTATGCATTATGCTAAAAAGGCGAGAGACATTTATAAAAAACATCAGCTTTATGGAAAAAGAAGCATTCAATGTGATTTTGTCATGGCAGGTAATTTGATTGATGTGAATCAACACCAAAAGGCGCTTCCTTACTTAGAAAAAGCGTTAAAGGTCTGTGAAGCGATGGAACGACAAGAATGCACATCTTATTTTAAAGCGATGGCTCTTAATAACTTAGGGACTTGTCATTATAGTATGGGAACGTACCATACAGCGACTGTCTTTTTTGAACAAGCTATTTCCCTTTATCAGAAAGATCAAGCATCTACGATGATCAATTCGTTGTTTTCACTTGCCCTTACTTGCTTTAAACTCGGGGATATCCAGCGAGCAGGTGAGGCTATACGTGAAGGAATCAACGAAGCTTGTTTATTGGGAGATGAACTTTATCAGTTGAAATTCCAATTTTTGCAGGCGCTCTATATAGAAAAAGACAACTGCGAGCAATTAAGGTCAGCTCTGTTTGGTCTGCGAAGCAAAAAAATGTTTGCTGATTTAGAGGAATTAGCACTTGATGCGGCTAATTATTATAAGGAACGCGACATGTACAAGGAATCCTCCACTTTTTTTGAGATTGTGATTGAAGCGCGTAAGCACATTCAAAAAGGAGATGAGATGTATGAGAACGAAGCATAA
- a CDS encoding poly-gamma-glutamate hydrolase family protein: MKKFFALLLLLALGWGVYYTMQAQEHDEPVSSGGEDESGSNDMYRNFKELEENESTDHYHITSNPVPGSRLLVMSPHGGRIEGGVSEIVHFFDNDFSTYLFEGLRENASELHITSTNFDEPIGVAQAKAHDYVLAVHGYKGEPGIDHTLVGGTDYDRAEKIVNSLERNGFSAELAVAHATLSGTSNHNINNLTKTGQSVQLEISRSQREALFDSFDFRQRSSTKNETFYRYVRAIRTVLDEEYT; this comes from the coding sequence ATGAAGAAGTTTTTTGCTTTGCTTCTCCTGCTTGCACTCGGATGGGGCGTCTATTATACGATGCAAGCACAGGAACATGATGAGCCAGTGTCATCAGGTGGAGAAGACGAAAGCGGTTCAAATGATATGTATCGCAATTTTAAAGAACTGGAAGAGAATGAATCAACAGATCATTATCACATTACATCCAATCCAGTGCCCGGCAGCCGTCTTCTAGTGATGTCGCCTCATGGTGGGAGAATCGAAGGCGGCGTTAGTGAGATTGTCCATTTTTTTGATAACGATTTTTCTACGTACTTATTTGAAGGCTTGAGAGAGAATGCATCAGAGCTTCATATTACAAGTACAAACTTTGATGAACCTATCGGAGTCGCGCAGGCAAAAGCACATGATTATGTATTAGCTGTTCACGGTTATAAAGGGGAGCCGGGAATTGATCACACCCTTGTTGGCGGAACAGACTACGACCGTGCTGAAAAAATTGTGAACTCATTAGAGCGCAACGGTTTTTCTGCTGAACTTGCAGTTGCACACGCAACCCTAAGCGGAACGAGCAATCATAATATTAATAATCTTACAAAAACAGGGCAAAGTGTACAGCTTGAGATTAGTAGAAGTCAACGTGAAGCGTTATTTGACAGTTTCGATTTTCGGCAGCGGTCAAGTACAAAAAACGAGACGTTCTATCGGTATGTCAGGGCGATTCGAACAGTGCTGGATGAAGAATACACGTAA
- a CDS encoding DMT family transporter — protein MKGMLYLTGAILTEVFGSTMLKLSQGFSQLLPSIGVLIGFGCAFTFLSLALKTIELSSAYATWSGVGTALTALVGLVLFNETIHIKGFIGLALVICGVIVLNLSKKQETKDKIDQTEWTP, from the coding sequence ATGAAAGGAATGCTTTATTTAACAGGAGCCATTTTAACGGAGGTGTTTGGCAGTACGATGCTGAAGCTTTCACAAGGTTTTTCGCAGCTCCTGCCAAGTATTGGAGTGTTGATCGGATTTGGCTGCGCCTTTACCTTTCTCAGTTTGGCACTTAAAACCATTGAATTGTCATCTGCTTATGCGACTTGGTCCGGCGTTGGAACTGCACTTACGGCCCTTGTTGGACTTGTCCTGTTTAACGAAACCATTCATATAAAAGGGTTCATCGGCCTTGCACTTGTGATATGTGGCGTGATTGTCTTGAACTTGTCCAAAAAACAAGAGACCAAGGATAAGATCGATCAAACTGAATGGACGCCATAA
- a CDS encoding OsmC family protein, with translation MARHHFHLQASWPGLRNDVGTIACEQLKTKISIPKEMDGPGIGTNPDEMLLGAAATCYIITLAAMMERSQLEKEDLIMSSEAVVDVTNGVFTYEKIIHRPIITLKASASAQDIELARKLAHKAESSCMISRAVQGNVNISLEETIQVSG, from the coding sequence ATGGCACGTCATCATTTTCATCTTCAGGCAAGCTGGCCTGGTCTGCGTAACGATGTAGGTACAATCGCATGTGAACAGTTAAAAACGAAGATTTCAATTCCAAAAGAAATGGACGGCCCCGGCATTGGAACAAATCCAGATGAGATGCTTTTAGGTGCAGCAGCTACGTGTTATATAATTACACTTGCCGCTATGATGGAGCGGAGCCAATTAGAGAAAGAGGATCTCATCATGAGTTCTGAGGCTGTCGTCGATGTGACAAATGGTGTGTTCACATATGAAAAAATCATCCACCGGCCTATCATCACCCTTAAAGCATCCGCTTCTGCACAAGATATTGAGCTGGCCCGTAAACTTGCGCATAAAGCCGAAAGCTCATGTATGATCTCAAGAGCTGTTCAGGGAAATGTGAACATTTCCTTAGAAGAAACCATTCAAGTTAGCGGGTAA
- a CDS encoding IS3 family transposase (programmed frameshift) produces MGTRVSYPVEVKQKAVEMRLAGVPMKEILQELNIKNKTQVQTWMRWHKAGDTHRFEQPVGKQYTYGKGPEYSSELERLQAENRYLSQQNEIFKKVQRIGKEVDKETSIKLVEEFRKTMTVQDVCVHLGILRTSYYRWKKELNQNQSKRQLEKQVGTLCRKHKYRYGYRKITAILKMRMRINHKTVQRIMQKNQWQCRVKMKKRKKNGQPYAVAGNILDRNFQSDRPLEKLVTDITYLPYGQKPLYLSSILDLYNGEVIAFNIGDKQDTDFILNTLDQLPALPKNCVLHSDQGSVYTSYEYQKAVHIKGITMSMSRKGTPADNASIESFHSSLKSETFYLNRIDRTTTTIVERTVKEYIYYYNNIRIQTKLNNQSPINYRQLAV; encoded by the exons ATGGGGACAAGAGTGAGTTATCCGGTTGAAGTCAAACAGAAGGCTGTAGAAATGAGATTGGCAGGCGTACCTATGAAAGAAATCTTGCAGGAATTGAATATCAAGAATAAGACGCAGGTTCAGACCTGGATGAGGTGGCATAAGGCTGGGGATACACACCGGTTCGAACAGCCTGTTGGAAAACAATATACCTATGGAAAGGGTCCCGAGTACTCTTCCGAATTAGAGAGACTGCAGGCGGAAAATCGTTATCTGAGCCAACAGAATGAAATTT TTAAAAAAGTACAACGAATTGGAAAGGAAGTTGATAAGGAAACGTCAATCAAACTGGTAGAAGAATTTCGCAAAACGATGACGGTACAGGACGTTTGTGTCCATTTAGGCATCTTACGCACTTCGTATTATAGATGGAAAAAGGAGCTGAATCAGAATCAATCTAAAAGACAACTAGAGAAACAGGTCGGCACGTTGTGCCGAAAGCACAAGTATCGATATGGATATCGAAAAATCACAGCCATACTAAAAATGAGAATGCGTATTAACCATAAAACTGTTCAACGTATCATGCAGAAAAACCAGTGGCAATGCCGTGTTAAAATGAAAAAGCGTAAGAAGAATGGGCAGCCCTATGCCGTGGCCGGAAACATACTGGATCGGAACTTTCAGTCTGATCGCCCTCTTGAAAAACTAGTAACGGACATCACGTATTTGCCTTATGGACAGAAACCATTGTACCTTTCCAGTATATTGGATTTGTATAATGGAGAAGTGATTGCTTTTAATATTGGTGATAAGCAGGATACAGACTTTATCTTAAACACACTTGATCAGCTACCAGCATTGCCTAAGAACTGCGTGTTACATAGCGATCAAGGTTCTGTGTATACATCTTACGAGTATCAGAAAGCTGTTCATATAAAAGGCATTACCATGAGTATGTCCCGTAAAGGGACACCCGCTGATAATGCCTCCATCGAATCGTTTCATTCCTCACTAAAGTCTGAAACGTTCTATCTTAACAGGATTGATCGAACTACGACCACCATCGTAGAACGCACTGTCAAAGAATACATTTATTATTATAACAACATTCGTATTCAAACGAAACTAAACAACCAATCACCGATAAACTATCGGCAATTGGCTGTATAA
- a CDS encoding S8 family peptidase, which produces MFGFSMVQMVRTHASKLDQPLRETVLHLYKPFKWTPCFLHRFFEGRLKKRKKLRVIIEYKEGVVEAGIQSTKQLMKKSRKTNIKQHFSHIDCCAAELTPAALEELLANGEHIRKIYLDRQVHALLDVATQASHADEVIRNGTTLTGEGITVAVIDTGIYPHEDVDGRIRDFVDLVKQKTKPYDDNGHGTHCAGDVAGDGAASDGFYKGPAPKANLIGVKVLNKQGAGSLSTIIEGVEWCIQFNEDHPDDPIHIISMSLGGNAQRYDNEQDDPMVRAVNAAWDQGIVVCVAAGNSGPNSQTIASPAVSQKVITVGAFDDRNTPESNDDIVAPFSSRGPTVYGETKPDILAPGVNIVSLRSPRSFLDKLDKSSRVDDDYTTLSGTSMATPICAGICALLLEHSPHLTPDEVKTLLKENTGKWSGDDPMIYGAGAIDAKKAIKE; this is translated from the coding sequence ATGTTTGGATTTTCTATGGTGCAAATGGTTAGAACACATGCTAGTAAACTGGATCAGCCTTTAAGAGAGACCGTCCTTCACCTTTATAAACCTTTTAAATGGACGCCTTGCTTTCTTCACCGTTTTTTCGAAGGAAGACTAAAGAAGAGAAAGAAGCTTCGTGTGATCATTGAATATAAGGAAGGGGTGGTCGAAGCAGGTATTCAAAGCACAAAACAATTAATGAAAAAAAGCAGAAAAACAAATATCAAACAGCATTTTTCACATATCGACTGCTGTGCTGCGGAACTAACGCCGGCTGCTTTAGAGGAGCTGTTAGCGAATGGGGAGCATATTCGCAAAATCTATTTGGACCGGCAAGTTCATGCGCTTCTGGATGTGGCCACACAGGCAAGTCATGCTGATGAAGTCATTCGAAACGGTACAACTTTGACAGGAGAAGGCATTACAGTCGCTGTCATTGACACCGGTATTTATCCGCATGAAGATGTAGATGGGAGAATTCGAGATTTTGTGGATTTAGTCAAGCAAAAAACGAAGCCTTATGACGATAACGGGCACGGTACTCACTGCGCTGGAGATGTAGCTGGAGACGGTGCCGCTTCAGACGGCTTTTACAAAGGACCTGCCCCAAAAGCGAATTTAATTGGCGTGAAAGTGTTAAATAAACAAGGGGCTGGATCGCTTTCTACTATTATAGAAGGTGTTGAATGGTGCATCCAGTTCAATGAAGATCACCCTGATGATCCGATTCATATTATAAGTATGTCATTAGGTGGAAATGCCCAGCGTTATGATAACGAACAAGACGATCCGATGGTGCGTGCTGTCAATGCTGCTTGGGACCAAGGCATTGTTGTCTGCGTCGCTGCCGGAAACTCTGGTCCTAACAGCCAAACGATTGCAAGCCCTGCTGTTAGCCAAAAAGTCATTACAGTTGGCGCCTTCGATGACCGGAATACACCAGAATCAAACGATGATATCGTCGCACCATTTTCGAGCAGAGGTCCCACTGTTTATGGGGAAACAAAGCCTGATATTCTCGCTCCAGGAGTAAACATCGTCTCTCTTAGATCACCAAGGTCCTTTCTAGATAAACTCGATAAATCAAGCAGAGTAGATGACGATTACACAACACTATCTGGCACATCTATGGCAACGCCGATTTGTGCTGGAATTTGTGCTCTTTTATTAGAGCATTCACCACATTTAACGCCTGATGAAGTCAAAACCTTGTTAAAAGAAAATACGGGCAAGTGGTCTGGGGATGACCCGATGATTTATGGAGCAGGTGCCATTGACGCTAAAAAAGCCATCAAGGAATAA
- a CDS encoding DMT family transporter yields MILGYLFLAVAIFSEAIGAVMLKLSNGFTRFKPSAIVVAGYTLAFYMLSLTLNIIPLSMSYATWSGVGTVLTAIFGVLFFKETLNQRAVIGMAMLVSGVVLLNLS; encoded by the coding sequence ATGATCCTCGGATATCTTTTTTTGGCTGTTGCTATTTTTTCAGAAGCCATAGGCGCTGTGATGTTAAAGCTATCGAATGGCTTTACACGCTTTAAGCCTAGCGCTATCGTTGTTGCTGGCTATACACTTGCATTTTATATGCTGTCATTGACACTGAACATTATTCCACTTAGCATGTCCTACGCAACATGGTCTGGGGTTGGTACCGTCCTCACGGCTATTTTTGGCGTGCTCTTTTTCAAAGAAACCTTGAACCAAAGAGCAGTCATTGGGATGGCGATGCTTGTCTCAGGTGTCGTACTTTTAAATCTGTCATAA